One genomic segment of Caloranaerobacter ferrireducens includes these proteins:
- a CDS encoding tyrosine recombinase XerC codes for MNEMPIVLEDFLNYIETIKGKSQNTVKEYFYDLRTFFRFLKIRYRIVDKNTPLNTIDIDDVDIALLRKVNLQDLHAYISYVDKNRNNSNYAKARKVASLKSFFKYLHTKAKLIDENPAIDLESPKTDSRHPIYLTLNEAQDLLKAIDGQFKERDYAIITLFLNCGLRLSELVSIDIDKIKGDTLTVIGKGNKERTIYLNEACLEAINNYLKVRPKEDLKDEKALFISKRKNRISNKTVQYIVKKYIKLAGLDPDKYSTHKLRHTAATLMYKYGNVDIRALQQILGHSTVSTTQIYTHLDDDRLRKAVKSNPLSNIKGR; via the coding sequence ATGAATGAGATGCCTATAGTTTTGGAAGATTTTTTAAATTACATCGAAACAATTAAAGGTAAATCGCAAAACACTGTTAAAGAATACTTTTATGATTTAAGAACTTTTTTTAGATTTTTAAAAATAAGATATAGAATTGTTGATAAAAATACACCTTTAAATACAATTGACATTGATGATGTTGATATAGCCCTACTCCGAAAAGTTAATCTTCAAGATTTACATGCATACATATCGTACGTGGATAAAAATAGAAATAATAGTAATTATGCAAAAGCGCGTAAAGTTGCTAGCTTAAAATCTTTCTTTAAATACTTGCATACTAAAGCTAAATTAATTGACGAAAATCCTGCTATAGATCTAGAATCACCTAAAACTGATTCTAGACACCCCATTTACTTAACATTAAATGAAGCACAAGATTTATTAAAAGCAATAGATGGTCAATTTAAAGAACGAGATTATGCTATTATAACCCTCTTTCTAAATTGTGGACTTCGATTATCTGAATTAGTTAGTATTGATATAGACAAAATCAAAGGAGATACATTAACTGTCATAGGTAAAGGAAATAAAGAAAGAACTATATATTTAAATGAGGCATGTTTAGAAGCAATTAATAATTATTTGAAAGTTAGACCAAAAGAAGATCTAAAAGATGAAAAGGCCCTATTTATAAGTAAAAGAAAAAATAGAATTAGTAACAAGACAGTTCAGTATATTGTTAAAAAATATATTAAGTTAGCAGGATTAGATCCCGATAAATATTCAACACATAAACTTAGGCATACAGCTGCTACTTTAATGTATAAGTACGGCAATGTAGATATTAGAGCTTTACAACAAATTTTAGGACACTCTACTGTTTCTACTACCCAGATTTATACACACTTAGATGATGATAGATTAAGAAAAGCAGTTAAAAGCAATCCATTATCTAATATTAAAGGAAGGTAA
- the lexA gene encoding transcriptional repressor LexA, whose protein sequence is MYEDLSFKQIEILEFIKKEIQVKGYPPSVREICKAVGLKSTSTVHGHLSKLERKGYIRRDPTKPRAIEILDKDNIYNYYSKKEIIEVPVVGKVTAGEPILAVQNIEDMFPLPLDFIQSDKVFILSVKGESMIEAGILDGDYVIVRQQNYANNGDIIVALIEDEATIKRFFKEADHIRLQPENQYLEPIIVNDVKILGKVIGVFRKIK, encoded by the coding sequence ATGTACGAGGATTTATCTTTTAAGCAAATTGAAATATTAGAATTTATAAAGAAAGAAATACAAGTTAAGGGATATCCGCCCTCTGTAAGAGAAATTTGTAAAGCTGTTGGACTTAAGTCCACTTCTACCGTTCATGGGCATTTATCAAAATTAGAAAGAAAAGGATATATTAGGCGAGATCCTACTAAGCCACGAGCGATTGAAATTTTAGATAAAGATAATATTTATAACTATTATTCAAAAAAGGAAATTATTGAAGTGCCTGTTGTTGGCAAAGTTACTGCCGGTGAACCTATACTTGCAGTACAGAATATTGAAGATATGTTCCCTTTACCATTAGATTTTATTCAAAGTGATAAAGTTTTTATATTATCTGTTAAGGGAGAAAGTATGATAGAAGCAGGTATTTTAGATGGTGATTATGTAATAGTACGTCAACAAAATTATGCAAATAATGGTGATATTATTGTTGCACTTATTGAAGATGAAGCGACTATAAAAAGATTTTTTAAAGAAGCTGATCATATAAGATTACAACCAGAAAATCAATATCTTGAGCCAATTATTGTGAATGATGTTAAAATACTTGGAAAAGTTATAGGTGTATTTAGAAAAATAAAATAA
- a CDS encoding aminotransferase class I/II-fold pyridoxal phosphate-dependent enzyme, protein MDKATVNILCKHFDVKKKIIDLVLANEIELKEKFKQIDEIKEYNQYKIIIAMQKAKLNSTHFNWTTGYGYDDIGREKVEEIYSYVFNTEDALVRPTIVSGTHALSLTLSGILRPGDEILSITGKPYDTLQKVIGIKGKSKGALSEFGITYNEVDLDGNGNIKINDVISSITSKTKLLLIQRSTGYSTRKAITIDQIKAAIENIKKIYPNVIFMVDNCYGEFIEKLEPTDVGADIVAGSLIKNPGGGLALTGGYIVGKKELIEMIANRSTAPGIGKDCGLTFGTTRITLQGLFLAPHIVAEALKGSLLAASVFKKLGFKVVPDVDDSRSDIIQGIELKNKDNVIKFCQAIQSASPVDSYVLPQPWNMPGYDDEVIMAAGAFVQGSSIELSADAPIREPYMAYLQGGLTYEHCKLGIIVALNNLYNDNLLQITKSSI, encoded by the coding sequence GTGGATAAGGCTACTGTAAATATTTTATGTAAACATTTTGATGTTAAGAAAAAAATCATTGATTTAGTTCTAGCAAATGAAATAGAACTAAAAGAAAAATTTAAACAAATTGATGAAATTAAAGAATATAATCAATATAAAATTATTATTGCAATGCAAAAAGCAAAATTAAATTCTACTCATTTTAATTGGACAACTGGTTATGGTTATGATGATATTGGCAGAGAAAAGGTAGAAGAGATTTATTCTTATGTTTTTAACACAGAAGATGCACTAGTTAGACCAACTATCGTATCAGGTACACATGCTTTATCTCTAACTTTATCTGGCATATTAAGACCTGGAGATGAGATATTATCGATAACAGGTAAACCATATGATACACTACAAAAAGTTATAGGTATTAAAGGAAAAAGCAAAGGAGCTTTATCTGAATTTGGAATTACTTATAACGAAGTGGATTTGGATGGAAATGGAAATATCAAAATTAATGATGTCATTAGCTCTATAACTTCTAAAACTAAACTTTTACTTATTCAAAGATCTACTGGATATAGTACTCGTAAAGCTATAACAATAGATCAAATAAAAGCAGCAATAGAAAATATAAAAAAAATATATCCAAATGTTATATTTATGGTAGATAATTGTTATGGTGAATTTATCGAAAAATTAGAACCTACTGATGTCGGTGCTGATATAGTGGCAGGTAGTTTAATTAAAAACCCAGGAGGAGGATTAGCATTAACCGGCGGTTATATAGTTGGCAAAAAAGAACTTATAGAAATGATAGCAAACAGAAGTACAGCTCCAGGCATAGGTAAAGATTGCGGATTGACATTTGGTACAACAAGAATTACTTTACAAGGTTTATTTTTAGCTCCTCATATAGTAGCTGAAGCGCTAAAAGGCTCGTTATTAGCTGCATCAGTATTTAAAAAACTAGGTTTTAAAGTTGTACCAGATGTAGATGACTCTAGAAGCGACATAATACAAGGAATTGAACTTAAGAATAAAGATAATGTAATTAAATTCTGTCAAGCTATACAAAGTGCATCTCCAGTTGATTCTTATGTTTTACCACAACCTTGGAATATGCCAGGATATGATGATGAAGTTATTATGGCAGCAGGTGCTTTTGTGCAAGGTTCATCTATTGAATTAAGTGCAGATGCGCCTATTAGAGAGCCTTATATGGCATATTTACAAGGTGGTTTAACATATGAACATTGTAAATTGGGCATAATAGTTGCTTTAAATAATTTATATAATGATAATTTATTACAAATAACAAAATCTTCGATTTAA
- the pruA gene encoding L-glutamate gamma-semialdehyde dehydrogenase: MANAYFKVRKPINEPIYSYEPGSLHKKKLKEKLKEMRMNKIEIPLIIGGKEIRTGNTNVCIVPHNKELVLAEYHMAGKKEIEMAIKAALEVKKEWESMPWEHRLSIFLRAAELLSTSWRYIINAATMLGQSKTVFQAEIDSACELIDFFRFNSYYLTEIYEEQPNSTKDAWNRVEYRPLEGFIFAVTPFNFTSIAGNLPTSPAMAGNVVLWKPSSTAVFSNYFVMKLLQEAGLPDGVINFIPGFGDEIGRYVFDSEWLAGVHFTGSTKVFQTMWKTIGDNLTKYRMYPRIVGETGGKDFIFVHNSADIETLIAAMIRGAFEYQGQKCSAASRAYIPESIWLELKKRLLEEISTIKMGDVEDFTNFMSAVIDQKAFNSIKSYIEYAKNSNEAEIICGGNCDDSVGYFIEPTVIVTTNPKFKTMKEEIFGPVLTIYIYKDDELDKTLELCNDTSPYGLTGAIFAQDRKAIVKMQKILYYAAGNFYINDKPTGAVVGQQPFGGARASGTNDKAGSKLNMLRWLNPISIKENFNPPKDYRYVFMKEK; encoded by the coding sequence ATGGCAAATGCTTATTTTAAAGTAAGAAAGCCTATTAATGAACCTATTTATTCTTATGAACCAGGTAGTTTGCATAAGAAAAAGTTGAAAGAAAAACTAAAAGAAATGAGAATGAACAAAATAGAAATTCCACTAATAATAGGTGGTAAAGAAATAAGGACTGGTAATACAAATGTTTGTATAGTACCGCATAATAAAGAGCTTGTGCTTGCAGAATATCATATGGCAGGAAAAAAAGAAATAGAAATGGCTATAAAGGCTGCGCTAGAGGTAAAAAAAGAATGGGAAAGTATGCCTTGGGAACACAGATTGTCAATATTTCTAAGAGCTGCTGAATTACTTTCTACATCATGGCGTTATATAATCAATGCAGCTACAATGCTTGGACAAAGTAAAACAGTTTTTCAGGCTGAAATAGATTCAGCATGTGAATTGATTGACTTTTTTAGATTTAATTCTTATTATTTAACAGAAATATATGAAGAACAACCAAACTCTACAAAAGATGCATGGAATAGAGTGGAATATAGACCGCTTGAAGGATTTATTTTTGCGGTTACACCATTTAACTTTACTTCAATAGCTGGTAATTTACCTACTTCTCCAGCAATGGCTGGGAATGTAGTCTTATGGAAACCTTCATCTACAGCAGTATTTTCTAATTATTTTGTAATGAAGCTTTTGCAGGAAGCTGGTCTACCAGATGGTGTGATTAACTTTATTCCTGGATTTGGAGATGAAATAGGTAGATATGTATTTGATAGTGAATGGTTAGCTGGAGTACATTTTACAGGCTCAACTAAGGTATTCCAAACAATGTGGAAAACGATTGGAGATAATTTAACTAAATACAGAATGTATCCTAGAATAGTTGGTGAAACTGGAGGAAAAGACTTTATATTTGTTCATAATAGTGCAGATATTGAGACTTTAATTGCAGCGATGATAAGAGGTGCTTTTGAGTATCAAGGACAAAAATGTTCAGCAGCATCACGTGCTTATATTCCTGAAAGTATTTGGCTTGAGCTTAAGAAAAGGTTACTAGAAGAAATATCTACAATTAAAATGGGAGATGTAGAAGATTTTACGAATTTTATGAGTGCTGTTATAGATCAAAAAGCTTTTAATTCAATTAAATCTTACATCGAATATGCTAAAAATTCTAATGAAGCCGAAATCATCTGTGGAGGAAATTGTGATGATAGTGTAGGATATTTTATAGAGCCAACAGTGATAGTTACAACTAATCCTAAGTTTAAAACAATGAAAGAAGAAATATTCGGTCCAGTGCTAACAATATATATTTATAAAGATGATGAATTAGATAAAACTCTTGAACTTTGTAACGATACTTCACCTTATGGTTTGACAGGAGCGATATTTGCACAAGACAGAAAAGCGATTGTTAAAATGCAAAAGATACTTTATTATGCAGCTGGTAATTTTTACATAAATGACAAACCAACGGGAGCAGTAGTTGGGCAACAACCATTTGGTGGGGCTAGAGCTTCTGGTACTAATGACAAAGCTGGAAGTAAACTTAATATGCTAAGGTGGTTAAATCCAATATCTATAAAAGAGAACTTTAATCCACCTAAAGATTATAGATACGTTTTTATGAAAGAGAAATAA
- a CDS encoding AAA family ATPase, translating to MNSKNHEIFKLYQYGKTNLYTTFDLFLNKKKNVKKDPCRSDTNLNDILTELNSLIGLHNVKKLVKEIIAFVEIQEKRKTENLLTEPIVLHMVFRGNPGTGKTTVARLLGKIFKEIGILEKGHLIEVDRADLVGEYIGHTAVKVKEQIKRSLGGILFIDEAYSLARGGEKDFGKEAIDTLVKAMEDHKDNFVLILAGYKNEMDYFLKTNPGLKSRFPIYVDFKDYSIKELILIAKKIASDRQYQFSNKAILKIEHILKNKMYNNGNARYVRNIIERAIRRQAVRLKNKHKITKYDLLTILEEDIVEDDLY from the coding sequence ATGAATAGTAAAAATCATGAAATCTTTAAGCTTTATCAATATGGAAAAACTAACTTATACACAACTTTTGACCTTTTTTTAAATAAAAAAAAGAATGTAAAAAAAGATCCTTGTAGATCAGATACTAATCTAAATGATATATTAACTGAACTTAATAGTTTGATAGGTTTGCATAATGTAAAAAAATTAGTCAAAGAAATAATAGCTTTTGTTGAAATTCAAGAAAAAAGAAAAACAGAAAATTTATTAACTGAACCTATAGTTTTACATATGGTATTTAGAGGTAATCCAGGTACAGGTAAAACCACTGTAGCTAGATTGCTAGGAAAAATATTTAAAGAAATAGGTATTTTAGAAAAAGGACACTTAATCGAAGTAGATAGAGCTGATTTAGTAGGAGAATATATTGGGCATACAGCAGTTAAAGTAAAAGAGCAGATTAAAAGGTCTTTAGGTGGCATACTTTTTATTGATGAAGCTTACTCTTTAGCTAGAGGTGGAGAAAAAGATTTTGGTAAAGAAGCAATAGATACCCTTGTAAAAGCTATGGAGGATCATAAAGATAATTTTGTATTAATATTAGCTGGGTATAAAAATGAAATGGATTATTTTTTAAAAACTAATCCTGGCCTTAAATCTAGATTTCCTATTTATGTTGATTTTAAAGATTATTCTATAAAAGAGCTTATATTAATAGCTAAAAAAATCGCATCAGATAGACAATACCAGTTCTCAAATAAAGCAATTTTAAAAATAGAACATATTCTAAAGAACAAAATGTATAATAACGGCAATGCTAGATATGTTAGAAATATTATAGAAAGAGCTATTAGAAGGCAAGCTGTAAGATTAAAAAATAAACATAAAATAACTAAGTATGATTTATTAACTATATTAGAGGAGGATATAGTTGAAGATGATTTATATTAG
- the yneA gene encoding cell division suppressor protein YneA, protein MKVKIVNKTRFITFLVISITLISVLISALFKIGKAYSVTYTQYINIEVKTGDTLWDIARKNNSRKEDIRKLVYKIMKLNDLDTAKIKPGDIIKVPIYSKEGNLD, encoded by the coding sequence ATGAAAGTTAAAATAGTAAACAAAACTAGATTTATCACATTTCTTGTTATATCTATTACCTTAATATCAGTTCTTATTAGTGCTTTGTTCAAAATAGGGAAGGCTTATAGTGTTACATATACACAGTACATTAATATTGAAGTTAAAACAGGAGATACTTTGTGGGATATAGCTAGAAAAAACAATAGTAGAAAAGAAGATATTAGAAAGTTAGTTTATAAAATAATGAAATTAAATGATTTAGACACAGCTAAAATTAAACCAGGTGATATAATTAAAGTTCCTATTTACTCCAAGGAAGGTAACCTAGATTAG
- the hfq gene encoding RNA chaperone Hfq, which translates to MKNNINLQDAFINKVRKENISITIYLINGYKFKGTVKGFDNYTIVLENEGKQHLIYKHAISTISPNSTMNFLTKNTPQNNQSISANDENIIE; encoded by the coding sequence ATGAAAAATAATATTAATTTACAGGATGCTTTTATCAATAAAGTTAGAAAAGAAAATATAAGTATAACTATTTACTTAATTAATGGTTATAAATTTAAAGGTACAGTCAAGGGTTTTGATAATTATACTATCGTTCTAGAAAATGAAGGAAAACAACATTTAATCTACAAGCATGCTATATCAACAATTTCACCCAATTCAACAATGAATTTTTTAACAAAAAATACACCTCAAAATAATCAAAGCATCTCCGCAAATGATGAAAATATAATAGAATAA